A single window of Syntrophus aciditrophicus SB DNA harbors:
- a CDS encoding transketolase C-terminal domain-containing protein, protein MSKRIGMEIALAAAEAAALCRPEVIAAYPITPNTHVPEHLSEIVAEGRLDAEFITVESEHSAMSACAGASGAGARSFTATSSQGLLYMAEILAIVSAMRLPVVMIIGNRALSGPLNIWNDHSDIMSQRDIGWISMFAANGQETVDMTIQAFKIAEHQDVMLPVNVNLDGFQLTHVVEPMFMPDQEEVDRFLPPFKPLAALDPDHPVTLGALGLPDIYAEACKSREVTLLNSKKVILEIWKEWEQQFGRKYEPIESYKTEGAEVLLMTMGSMGETAEMAIDELRQEGVKAGLLKLKLWRPFPFEELQKAVKGAKVLAVTDRCLSYGGAGGPLALEVRSALYAQKKRPAIVNYIIGLGGRDVMVDHFKDMISRAAKADTEKPKEAYEFYGVRG, encoded by the coding sequence ATGTCGAAACGAATTGGTATGGAAATCGCCTTGGCGGCTGCCGAAGCGGCTGCCCTGTGCAGGCCGGAAGTGATCGCCGCCTATCCCATTACTCCGAACACACATGTACCGGAACACCTGTCTGAGATCGTTGCGGAAGGCCGCCTTGACGCGGAATTCATCACCGTGGAATCGGAACATTCTGCCATGAGCGCCTGTGCCGGGGCTTCCGGCGCCGGGGCGCGTTCCTTTACGGCAACCAGCTCTCAGGGGCTTCTTTATATGGCTGAAATTCTGGCGATCGTCTCCGCCATGCGGCTGCCGGTCGTTATGATTATCGGGAACCGGGCGCTCTCCGGTCCCCTGAACATCTGGAACGATCACAGCGACATCATGAGCCAGAGAGACATCGGCTGGATTTCCATGTTTGCCGCCAACGGACAGGAAACCGTGGATATGACGATCCAGGCCTTCAAAATCGCTGAACATCAGGACGTCATGCTGCCGGTGAACGTCAATCTCGACGGCTTCCAGTTGACCCATGTGGTGGAGCCGATGTTCATGCCCGACCAGGAAGAGGTGGATCGTTTCCTGCCCCCTTTCAAACCTCTTGCCGCGCTTGATCCCGATCATCCCGTGACGCTCGGGGCGCTGGGGCTGCCGGACATCTATGCCGAAGCCTGCAAAAGCCGGGAGGTTACTCTGCTGAACTCCAAAAAGGTCATTCTCGAAATCTGGAAGGAGTGGGAACAGCAGTTTGGGCGGAAGTACGAACCCATCGAGTCCTACAAAACGGAGGGGGCGGAGGTTCTTCTCATGACCATGGGATCCATGGGGGAAACAGCGGAGATGGCGATCGATGAGCTGCGTCAGGAAGGAGTAAAAGCTGGCCTACTTAAACTGAAACTCTGGCGGCCCTTTCCCTTCGAGGAATTGCAGAAGGCGGTCAAGGGAGCGAAGGTGCTGGCTGTTACGGATCGCTGCCTGTCCTATGGCGGGGCTGGCGGTCCGCTCGCTCTGGAAGTGCGTTCGGCCCTTTATGCACAGAAGAAGCGCCCCGCGATCGTGAATTACATCATCGGTCTCGGGGGGCGGGATGTCATGGTGGATCACTTCAAGGATATGATCTCCAGAGCGGCGAAAGCGGATACGGAAAAACCCAAAGAAGCCTATGAATTTTATGGAGTGAGAGGATAA
- the porB gene encoding pyruvate synthase subunit PorB, translating into MENFDLYAPKLVDKEEYFAAGHRACQGCGEALAIRLMCKALGKDTVIVNATGCMEVVSTMYPTTAWKLPWMHVAFPNAAAVASGVEAGLKVLRRKGKISDRYVKTVGIGGDGGTVDIGLQALSGAMERGHDMLYVCFDNEAYMNTGIQRSGATPFGASTTTAPPGKVSSGNPTWKKNMPEIMVAHNLPYVATACHSYPIDFMNKVKKARSIKGPSYIHCLSVCPTGWRCRTRECIAMGRLAVQTGAFPLYEVEHGKYKLSSVMPETLRPLEDYIRLQGRFRHLTPDEIGMFQKRVKLEYNKLMNKMKHSRSWREM; encoded by the coding sequence GTGGAAAATTTTGACCTTTACGCGCCGAAACTGGTGGACAAGGAAGAATACTTTGCCGCCGGGCATCGCGCCTGCCAGGGATGCGGAGAGGCTCTGGCCATTCGCCTGATGTGCAAGGCGCTGGGTAAGGATACGGTGATTGTCAACGCCACGGGATGTATGGAAGTCGTCTCAACCATGTATCCTACGACGGCATGGAAACTTCCCTGGATGCATGTGGCTTTTCCCAATGCCGCTGCCGTGGCTTCCGGCGTGGAAGCCGGCCTGAAGGTTCTGCGGCGCAAGGGAAAAATATCCGACCGTTATGTCAAGACCGTGGGTATCGGCGGGGATGGCGGCACGGTCGATATCGGACTTCAGGCTCTGTCAGGCGCCATGGAGAGAGGACATGACATGCTCTATGTCTGCTTCGACAATGAAGCATACATGAACACGGGTATTCAGCGTTCCGGCGCCACCCCCTTCGGTGCTTCAACAACAACTGCCCCTCCCGGCAAGGTCAGCAGCGGCAATCCGACATGGAAGAAAAACATGCCCGAGATCATGGTGGCTCATAATCTGCCTTATGTGGCTACGGCATGTCACAGTTATCCCATTGATTTCATGAACAAGGTGAAAAAGGCACGGTCGATCAAAGGGCCTTCCTATATCCATTGTCTTTCCGTATGTCCCACCGGATGGCGCTGTCGTACCCGCGAATGTATTGCAATGGGGCGGCTGGCGGTTCAGACCGGGGCATTTCCGCTTTATGAGGTGGAACATGGGAAATACAAGCTCAGTTCGGTTATGCCGGAAACGTTGAGGCCCCTGGAAGACTATATCAGACTTCAGGGCCGCTTCCGGCATCTGACTCCTGATGAGATCGGAATGTTTCAGAAGAGGGTGAAGCTGGAGTACAATAAACTCATGAACAAGATGAAGCATTCTCGCTCGTGGCGGGAAATGTAA
- the nuoE gene encoding NADH-quinone oxidoreductase subunit NuoE — protein sequence MNKEVDRGKIREIISKYDGEKSAAVAVLQDLQEEFRYLPKEALTIVSDELQVPLSRIYEIATFYNVFSLKPRGKYLIEVCAGTACHVQGGFNLMNRLERNLNISCGETTEDAMFTLEEVRCLGCCSLAPVVRIDGNIHPYLTQDEIPGILKNYRKAGVKK from the coding sequence ATGAACAAAGAGGTAGACAGGGGGAAAATCAGGGAGATTATCAGCAAGTACGATGGAGAAAAAAGTGCTGCCGTCGCCGTATTGCAGGATCTCCAGGAGGAATTCCGATACCTGCCGAAGGAGGCCTTAACCATCGTGAGTGATGAGCTTCAGGTGCCCTTGAGCAGGATCTATGAGATTGCGACCTTCTACAATGTCTTCAGCCTGAAGCCGCGGGGTAAATATCTTATTGAAGTGTGCGCCGGTACGGCTTGCCATGTTCAGGGAGGCTTCAACCTCATGAACCGGCTGGAGAGGAATCTCAATATCTCCTGCGGAGAGACGACGGAGGATGCCATGTTCACCCTTGAGGAGGTGCGGTGTCTCGGCTGCTGCAGTCTTGCCCCGGTGGTACGGATTGACGGGAACATTCATCCTTACCTCACCCAGGATGAGATTCCCGGGATTCTGAAAAACTATCGCAAAGCAGGGGTGAAAAAGTGA
- a CDS encoding NADH-ubiquinone oxidoreductase-F iron-sulfur binding region domain-containing protein: protein MATSGIASGAQAVYDALAKEIANRGLDIVLSKAGSMGMDCIEPIVDVIAPGKPRLSFSKMTAKMVPILIDRVVNGDLNGIQPAYRMDEMELLLQGEKKAYFSGSVPVDCSGIPQINELPFYRKQVKIALRNCGMIDPENMDEYIARGGYTALHKALTTMSPEDVILEVKTSGLRGRGGGGFPTGTKWESCRRAEGEIKYVICNGDEGDPGAYMDRSLMEGDPHSVLEGMIIGAYAIGAHEGYIYVRNEYPLAVANLQHAIGQAREAGLLGKNILGTGFEFDIKIAKGAGAFVCGESTALMASLEGKAGEPRAKYIHTVEQGLWNRPSNLNNVETWANVPVIIARGGQWFSGIGVKHSTGTKVFSLVGKINNIGLVEVPMGIPLKDIIYEIGGGIPGGRKFKAVQTGGPSGGCIPDTMIDLPVDFDSLWEAGSMMGSGGMIVMDDKTCMVDIARYFIEFLVSESCGKCVPCREGIYRMNEILQDICAGKGRRGDLELLGRMAEAIKDGSLCALGGSAPNPVLSTIRYFRSEYDAHIRSKKCPAGVCKALIQYNIDKEKCTGCMACAKKCPVEAISGERKKAHEIDQAKCIKCGVCMETCKFDAITLS, encoded by the coding sequence ATGGCTACGAGCGGTATCGCTTCGGGAGCCCAGGCAGTGTATGACGCCTTGGCAAAAGAAATTGCGAATCGCGGTCTGGATATCGTCCTCAGCAAGGCGGGCAGTATGGGGATGGACTGCATCGAACCCATCGTCGACGTCATCGCGCCGGGCAAGCCGCGCCTCTCCTTCAGCAAGATGACGGCGAAGATGGTCCCCATCCTTATTGACCGGGTGGTCAATGGTGATCTGAATGGGATACAGCCGGCATACCGTATGGATGAGATGGAGCTTCTCCTTCAGGGAGAGAAAAAGGCCTATTTCTCTGGTTCCGTGCCGGTCGATTGCTCCGGAATTCCTCAGATCAACGAGCTGCCCTTCTACCGCAAACAAGTTAAGATTGCCTTGCGCAACTGCGGTATGATCGATCCTGAAAATATGGATGAATATATCGCCAGGGGTGGTTACACCGCCCTGCATAAAGCCCTCACGACCATGTCGCCGGAGGATGTTATCCTCGAGGTGAAGACTTCAGGCCTTCGAGGGCGCGGCGGCGGCGGCTTCCCGACGGGTACGAAATGGGAAAGCTGCCGGCGGGCTGAGGGGGAAATCAAATACGTCATCTGCAACGGTGATGAAGGAGATCCCGGGGCTTACATGGATCGGAGCCTTATGGAAGGCGATCCCCACAGCGTTCTTGAGGGGATGATCATCGGAGCTTATGCTATAGGCGCCCATGAAGGGTACATTTACGTACGGAACGAGTACCCTCTGGCCGTGGCAAATCTTCAGCATGCCATCGGGCAGGCAAGAGAAGCCGGCCTTCTGGGGAAAAATATCCTCGGCACGGGTTTTGAGTTCGACATCAAGATCGCCAAAGGTGCGGGCGCCTTTGTCTGTGGAGAATCGACGGCCCTGATGGCTTCCCTGGAAGGGAAAGCGGGCGAGCCTCGGGCCAAGTACATACATACGGTGGAACAGGGGCTTTGGAACCGGCCGTCCAACTTGAATAACGTGGAGACATGGGCGAATGTTCCCGTCATTATCGCCCGGGGCGGCCAATGGTTCTCCGGCATCGGTGTGAAGCACAGCACGGGGACAAAGGTTTTTTCCCTGGTGGGTAAGATCAACAACATCGGCCTCGTGGAAGTGCCTATGGGCATACCGCTTAAAGACATCATCTACGAGATCGGCGGCGGCATCCCCGGCGGCAGGAAGTTCAAGGCCGTGCAGACGGGAGGCCCTTCCGGCGGATGCATCCCGGACACGATGATCGATCTGCCCGTTGATTTCGATTCCCTCTGGGAAGCCGGCTCCATGATGGGATCCGGGGGGATGATCGTCATGGACGATAAGACCTGCATGGTTGACATTGCCCGCTACTTTATCGAATTTCTCGTGTCCGAATCCTGCGGGAAGTGCGTGCCCTGCCGGGAGGGAATCTACCGGATGAACGAGATTCTCCAGGACATCTGTGCGGGAAAGGGCAGAAGGGGTGACCTGGAGCTTCTGGGACGAATGGCAGAAGCCATCAAGGACGGGTCCCTTTGTGCTCTCGGTGGCAGCGCCCCGAATCCTGTACTGAGCACAATCCGTTATTTCCGGAGCGAATATGACGCCCACATCCGGAGCAAGAAGTGCCCCGCCGGTGTTTGCAAGGCCCTCATCCAATATAACATCGACAAGGAGAAGTGTACCGGCTGCATGGCCTGTGCGAAGAAGTGTCCCGTTGAGGCAATCAGTGGCGAGCGGAAAAAGGCCCACGAGATTGACCAGGCGAAATGCATCAAGTGCGGAGTTTGCATGGAAACGTGCAAGTTTGATGCGATAACCTTATCATAA
- a CDS encoding 2Fe-2S iron-sulfur cluster-binding protein: MVNLVIDGKKIEAETGTTILSAARDNGIVIPTLCHHESIEASGACRLCVVEIAKGGRKRIVTSCIYLVEDGIVVDTKSERVLGVRRLVLELLMARCPESEVVRNLAEELGVKTQKRFKPDKDKGKCILCRLCVKTCEDIVGVSAIGLSFRGKDKVVGPPFTEDSKACIGCGACAYVCPTGHIEMTTGNGGAERTIWGRTFKMAQCSVCGQYFAPEDQLQYISNKTGVPMENLTVCMNCRL; encoded by the coding sequence ATGGTGAATTTAGTCATAGATGGGAAGAAGATCGAGGCAGAGACCGGCACAACAATCCTTTCCGCTGCCCGGGACAACGGGATCGTCATTCCGACCTTGTGTCATCACGAGTCGATTGAGGCGTCAGGCGCTTGCCGGCTGTGCGTCGTGGAGATCGCAAAGGGCGGGAGAAAGCGTATCGTTACCTCCTGCATTTATCTTGTCGAAGACGGCATCGTTGTTGATACAAAAAGCGAACGCGTTCTTGGGGTCCGACGCCTCGTCCTGGAGCTGCTTATGGCCCGGTGTCCGGAATCCGAGGTGGTGCGGAACCTGGCTGAAGAGCTTGGCGTCAAAACTCAGAAACGCTTCAAGCCTGATAAGGACAAGGGCAAGTGCATCCTGTGCCGGTTGTGTGTAAAGACCTGTGAAGATATCGTGGGCGTGTCCGCCATCGGATTGTCCTTCCGCGGGAAGGATAAGGTGGTTGGTCCCCCTTTCACGGAGGATTCGAAGGCCTGCATCGGCTGTGGCGCCTGTGCTTATGTATGCCCGACGGGGCACATCGAGATGACCACCGGCAACGGCGGCGCCGAGCGCACAATCTGGGGACGAACCTTCAAAATGGCACAATGCAGCGTCTGCGGTCAGTACTTTGCCCCGGAGGATCAGCTTCAATATATCAGCAACAAGACGGGTGTGCCGATGGAGAACCTCACCGTCTGTATGAACTGCCGGCTGTAA
- the ccsB gene encoding c-type cytochrome biogenesis protein CcsB, whose translation MTHTTILSWVTFIYFAAFVFYLFRTVFGKTFWGRLATMTAWVGLAVQSCALVWRWKLSYDLGIGHIPLSNLYESMVFFAWSIVFLYLILEWKAANRVPGAFVIPVAFLAMAYASIAPGVDNNIQPLIPALQSNWLTSHVVTCFLGYASFTLAFGSGLIYFIHPLVPADKDSPDNRSACLPSPDTLDTLIYQGVVLGFVFLSMGILTGSVWAHFAWGSYWSWDPKETWSLITWIIYAIMLHARLVRGWRGKRMAVMAVIGFASVLFTYLGVNYLPGLHSYLNA comes from the coding sequence ATGACGCATACGACGATCCTGAGTTGGGTAACTTTCATCTATTTTGCCGCTTTTGTTTTTTATCTGTTTCGCACTGTTTTCGGCAAGACCTTCTGGGGTCGGCTGGCGACCATGACCGCCTGGGTGGGACTTGCCGTGCAGTCCTGCGCTCTTGTCTGGCGGTGGAAGTTGTCCTACGACCTGGGGATCGGCCATATCCCCTTGTCCAATCTCTACGAATCCATGGTCTTCTTTGCCTGGAGCATTGTCTTTCTCTATCTCATTCTGGAATGGAAAGCGGCCAACAGGGTTCCGGGCGCCTTTGTCATCCCCGTCGCCTTTCTGGCCATGGCCTATGCCTCCATCGCTCCCGGCGTCGACAACAATATCCAGCCTCTGATTCCTGCCCTGCAGAGCAACTGGCTGACCAGCCATGTTGTAACCTGCTTTCTGGGCTATGCAAGCTTTACCCTGGCTTTTGGCTCAGGTCTGATTTATTTCATCCACCCCCTGGTTCCTGCCGACAAAGACAGCCCGGACAACAGGAGTGCCTGTCTGCCCTCACCGGATACTCTGGATACTCTGATCTATCAGGGCGTCGTCCTGGGGTTTGTTTTTTTGTCCATGGGCATCCTGACAGGATCCGTCTGGGCCCATTTCGCCTGGGGCTCCTACTGGAGCTGGGATCCAAAGGAAACGTGGTCCCTGATTACCTGGATCATTTACGCCATCATGCTTCATGCCCGCCTCGTCCGGGGCTGGCGGGGAAAGCGCATGGCGGTCATGGCGGTCATCGGCTTCGCTTCCGTCCTGTTCACCTATCTCGGCGTCAATTATCTGCCCGGACTGCACAGCTACCTCAACGCATAA
- a CDS encoding cytochrome c biogenesis protein ResB has translation MPKKTNPVRAFFSSVKLTIVLMILIALLAVGGTFLPQQQEAGDFLHRLPPAAAEWLLRLQLLDIYHSTVFYLLMSLLSLNLIVCSLNRFPSAWKKIRTPGFPVPEGLFPSAGVEQTFNVKEGKDTVVSRLESLARKRWGSVDRQETERGVFLFAQKGRFAHLGVYVVHVSILIIILGAVVGSLFGFEAYVTIDEGQAVQEVELKGGRGIRQLDFAVRCDKFTLEFHENGAPKTYRSDLSFLKDGKVIRQGALLVNHPLSFETIRFYQSSYGMSEDNKAHLSFSRNGVRQQPELVLTEGDVFELPGSQAKGTVLRVEENIMEMGPAVKLLISSPRGDVQFWVFRHIEEIKQMNPGLLNEMPLFNPALFKPYEFSLTRVEQKYSTGLQVVRDPGVPLVAGGGILLIAGLMMTFWMSHRRFWIWIFSDGEGASIHITGMSNRNPAAFEKEIRNLHAAVRKAMTI, from the coding sequence GTGCCAAAAAAAACAAATCCTGTCCGGGCATTCTTTTCCTCCGTCAAACTGACGATTGTCCTGATGATCCTTATCGCTCTTCTTGCTGTTGGGGGAACGTTTCTCCCCCAGCAGCAAGAAGCGGGGGATTTCCTCCATCGCCTGCCGCCTGCCGCAGCGGAATGGCTGCTGCGGCTCCAGTTGCTCGACATCTACCATTCCACAGTCTTTTACCTTCTCATGAGCTTGTTGTCCCTGAATCTCATCGTATGCTCCCTGAATCGTTTCCCCTCAGCATGGAAAAAGATCCGGACTCCCGGTTTTCCCGTTCCTGAAGGTCTGTTTCCCTCCGCAGGCGTAGAACAGACCTTCAACGTGAAGGAAGGCAAGGATACCGTCGTTTCCAGACTTGAATCTCTTGCCAGGAAGAGATGGGGGAGTGTCGACAGGCAGGAAACGGAAAGAGGCGTCTTCCTTTTCGCTCAGAAAGGGCGCTTCGCTCATCTGGGTGTTTACGTGGTCCATGTGAGCATCCTGATCATTATTCTGGGAGCGGTGGTCGGTTCGCTCTTTGGGTTCGAGGCTTATGTCACCATCGATGAAGGGCAGGCCGTACAGGAAGTCGAATTGAAAGGCGGCAGGGGAATCAGGCAACTCGACTTTGCCGTTCGCTGCGATAAATTCACGTTGGAATTTCATGAAAACGGCGCCCCGAAGACTTACCGCTCAGATCTTTCCTTTCTCAAGGACGGAAAGGTGATCAGGCAAGGCGCTCTGCTGGTCAACCATCCTCTTTCTTTCGAGACGATCCGTTTCTATCAGTCCAGCTACGGGATGTCAGAGGATAACAAAGCCCATCTCTCCTTTTCCAGAAACGGTGTACGGCAGCAGCCGGAACTGGTATTGACGGAGGGAGACGTCTTTGAACTGCCCGGCAGCCAGGCAAAGGGAACGGTTTTACGCGTGGAAGAAAATATCATGGAAATGGGGCCGGCCGTCAAATTACTCATCTCATCGCCCCGGGGGGATGTTCAGTTCTGGGTGTTCAGGCATATCGAAGAAATCAAACAGATGAATCCCGGCCTGCTGAACGAAATGCCCCTTTTCAATCCCGCCCTTTTCAAACCTTATGAATTTTCTCTCACCCGGGTGGAACAGAAATACAGCACGGGGCTGCAGGTTGTCCGGGATCCCGGCGTGCCTCTGGTGGCGGGGGGCGGCATCCTGCTGATCGCCGGCCTGATGATGACCTTCTGGATGTCCCATCGCCGGTTCTGGATCTGGATTTTTTCGGACGGAGAAGGAGCTTCGATCCACATCACCGGGATGAGCAACCGAAATCCGGCGGCTTTTGAAAAGGAGATCCGCAACCTTCACGCCGCGGTCAGGAAGGCGATGACTATATGA
- a CDS encoding cytochrome c3 family protein, with the protein MKAEEYYKGYLVNPELLAKDPHLSKGCETCHKGDKSGETKEQAHEGMVKRPSDNLKTCGQCHGKIAAAYGKSLHYTTIGQRQGVMARFSKAELKIFDKRVFEQSCRSCHASCGGCHVKSPPVSGISLGLIQGHKFVRKDEGKTCAFCHGGRVYPEYVGEYGGATDVHYQKGMMCLDCHKKREFHGDGKKYLTKQAVKDRPACTNCHKTINSKTLLTKKAHSVHRGKVSCYGCHSGGQYRNCYDCHEGTGAKAEPGFILGKNPRNTKEVTTLRVIPTVRNSFEKVGIRMEKFDALPNYWNSPVHNIRKRTDRTRSCDSCHTDRTGFLTWETLLKGGAKANERLIHTPKPITR; encoded by the coding sequence GTGAAGGCGGAAGAGTATTATAAGGGATACCTTGTCAACCCTGAACTGTTAGCCAAAGACCCGCATCTTTCCAAGGGATGCGAAACCTGCCACAAGGGCGACAAAAGCGGTGAAACGAAAGAGCAGGCCCACGAGGGCATGGTGAAGCGGCCATCGGACAATCTCAAGACCTGCGGCCAATGCCACGGAAAGATCGCCGCCGCCTATGGGAAATCTCTTCATTACACAACGATCGGCCAGCGGCAGGGGGTCATGGCAAGGTTTTCCAAGGCGGAACTCAAGATCTTCGACAAGCGCGTCTTCGAACAATCCTGCCGGAGCTGCCACGCCTCCTGCGGTGGATGTCATGTGAAATCACCACCGGTATCCGGGATCAGCCTCGGCCTGATCCAGGGGCATAAATTTGTCAGGAAGGATGAAGGCAAGACCTGCGCCTTTTGCCATGGCGGACGTGTCTATCCGGAATATGTGGGCGAATACGGCGGGGCAACGGATGTCCACTACCAGAAAGGAATGATGTGCCTTGACTGCCACAAGAAACGGGAATTCCACGGCGACGGAAAGAAATATCTCACCAAGCAGGCGGTGAAAGACCGTCCCGCCTGCACGAACTGCCACAAGACGATCAACTCGAAGACACTGCTGACAAAGAAGGCCCACAGCGTTCACCGGGGCAAGGTGAGCTGCTACGGCTGCCACTCGGGCGGCCAGTATCGGAACTGTTATGACTGCCATGAAGGGACGGGTGCTAAGGCGGAGCCAGGTTTTATCCTGGGGAAAAACCCCCGGAACACGAAGGAGGTCACAACACTGCGTGTTATCCCGACTGTCCGGAATTCCTTTGAGAAGGTGGGAATCCGCATGGAGAAATTCGATGCCCTCCCCAATTACTGGAATTCGCCGGTCCACAATATCCGGAAGCGTACGGACCGGACTCGCTCCTGCGATTCATGTCATACGGATCGCACCGGGTTCCTGACGTGGGAAACCCTCCTGAAAGGAGGAGCCAAGGCGAATGAACGGCTGATCCACACTCCAAAACCCATAACCCGATAA
- a CDS encoding rhodanese-like domain-containing protein translates to MNNRIHEDVLINALQVRWLIPLLLAAGLCLQGNTAYAAGWKIVDAATLYSWMQTEAEKVTLINVMSRIECLDHRIPGSLCIACEEFDKRLSEVPREGKVILYCESDACIRSCQAGDLAVRKGFTNIYVLKGGMPAWKQAGYALESRDRIARVPIRSVKAQELENWRGIHQDALILDIRSEAAYSESFLPGAVNIPLYQLHKRYRELPERRLILIVDDQGFRSFIAGSYLFHKGFHDINRLFGGMKAVNAIKGKKAGKTGQ, encoded by the coding sequence ATGAATAATCGAATTCACGAGGATGTGCTGATCAATGCTTTGCAGGTAAGGTGGCTGATACCCCTACTCCTTGCTGCAGGACTGTGCCTTCAGGGGAACACAGCGTATGCCGCGGGCTGGAAGATTGTAGATGCCGCGACCCTTTACAGCTGGATGCAGACTGAAGCGGAAAAGGTCACCCTCATCAATGTCATGAGCCGCATCGAATGCCTGGATCATCGGATTCCCGGATCTTTATGCATTGCCTGTGAGGAATTCGACAAACGTCTGTCCGAAGTTCCTCGGGAGGGGAAAGTCATCCTTTACTGCGAAAGTGACGCGTGCATCCGAAGCTGTCAAGCCGGTGATTTGGCCGTGCGCAAAGGGTTCACCAACATCTATGTGCTGAAAGGGGGAATGCCCGCCTGGAAACAGGCGGGATATGCCCTTGAATCCCGTGACCGGATCGCCCGCGTACCCATCCGGTCCGTGAAGGCTCAGGAACTTGAAAACTGGCGGGGTATCCATCAGGACGCACTGATCCTGGACATCCGTTCCGAGGCGGCCTACAGCGAGAGCTTTTTGCCGGGAGCAGTGAACATACCCCTGTATCAGCTTCACAAAAGATACAGGGAACTTCCGGAGCGCCGTCTCATCCTGATCGTGGATGATCAGGGATTTCGGTCCTTTATCGCAGGAAGTTATCTCTTCCATAAAGGGTTTCACGACATAAACCGACTCTTTGGCGGCATGAAGGCGGTGAATGCCATCAAAGGGAAAAAAGCAGGGAAAACAGGCCAATGA